The DNA window CGGAAATCCGTTGGCGCCCGTTTGAGCTTAATCCCGATATGCCAGCCGTGGGTGAGGAGCAAGCCGAACATATTTCACGCAAGTATAATCGAACTGCCGAAGAAACGCAGGCTGTTCGCGGACAGATGCGCACTGTGGCGCAGCAGGCCGGGGTTTCTCTGGATTATGAAGGAGAAGCCGAGGCTCCTCCAGCGATGATGTGGAACACTTTTGATGCGCACAAGCTGCTGGCTTGGTCGCTTGATAGGGAAGGGGTTGAGGCGCAAAACCGTCTGAAGCTCGCCCTGTTCGAGGCTCACTTTAACCAGCGCCGCAATATTGGCGAGCGCTCAGTGCTGCTTGAAGTGGCAACGGAGGTCGGGCTTGATCGTGCTGGCGCAGAGGCTGCGCTGGATGACGAGCAGATTGCCAAGCGGGTCCGCTCTGAACAGGCGCAAGCCTTCGACATGAACATAACCGGCGTTCCGGCAATGATCGTGGATGGCAAAATGCTCATTCCAGGCGCGCAGGCTCCAGAAGTCTATGCTAATGCATTGCGGCGCGTTGCGGCCAAGTTTCCCGCATGAGCGAAACCGCTGACTGGTCGCCGAAGTCGGCGGTAATTACTGGCGGTGCGAGCGGGATCGGACTGGCAATAGCGCGTGAACTTTCGAGTTTAGGATGCCGCATCATGGTGGCTGACTTTGGCAGCGAGCGATTGGACACTGCGATCGCGGAACTGTCACGGCAAGGCGCAGAATGCGTGGGCCACGCTTGTGACGTATCGGACCTGAAGCAGGTGGATGCACTTGCCGATGCCGCTTTTGCGCAGTTTGCGCAGGTTGATTTGCTCATCAACAATGCTGGCGTAAGCGGACCGCATGGCAAGCTCGCCGAAATTGATATCGAAGAGGCGCGCCGCCATTTTGATGTTAATTT is part of the Pontixanthobacter gangjinensis genome and encodes:
- a CDS encoding DsbA family oxidoreductase — its product is MTTAQPRKMTIDIYSDVMCPWCIIGYGQLQKGLAQLEGEIDAEIRWRPFELNPDMPAVGEEQAEHISRKYNRTAEETQAVRGQMRTVAQQAGVSLDYEGEAEAPPAMMWNTFDAHKLLAWSLDREGVEAQNRLKLALFEAHFNQRRNIGERSVLLEVATEVGLDRAGAEAALDDEQIAKRVRSEQAQAFDMNITGVPAMIVDGKMLIPGAQAPEVYANALRRVAAKFPA